The DNA sequence ATCGCTGCAATCATCGGCTTACGTACGTCAAGGGGGCGGTGAAATGGCCGGCGGGCGCTGAGGTCCAACGGCTTACCGGCAGCTGCATCCATCCGCCCCGAATCCACTCCAGGACAGAAAGTTTTTCCGGCGCCGGTCACCACGATGGCCCGCACGGTCTCATCGGCCTCCGCATCATCGAGTGCCTGGAAGTAGGCGTTCTCAAGGTCGGCATTCCAGCCGTTGCGCTGTTCGGGGCGATTCCACGTCAGTGTGAGGACACCGTCGGCGAAGTCCCGACGTACAAGTTCGTCCCTTGCTGCCATGGGTTGCTTCACCTCTCCGGCTCGGAATTGGTGGCGACATAGGTGGCGTCGAGGCTCAAGGCGACGCGCCCGTCGGGCGAAAGGAGTTCCGCACGCCCGACCGCCAACGTTCGACCGCGATGCAGAATTGTTGCCCGGCCGCTGATGTCATTACCGTGAGCAGGTATTGACCGGGTGAAGACCGCGCGCACGTCAGCCAGCCGATACCCACTGCCCGCGGCGTTTTCCAGGGCCGCATCCAAGAATCGGACTCCGATCAGTGTGCCCAGACCGCCATGCAGATTCCGGTAGAGATTCGCCAGTGCGGTGTCCGCGCGGAAGCTCCCGCACACACCCTCGGGGGTGCTCGCCTCGATACGGATGCGCAGCAGTTCGTCCAGGTGCGCTGCGCCGGCTTTCACGTCCAACGCTGAATCGTACAGTGTCGTGTGCTCGGGCCGCGGGACGAGCACCCCGCCCAAGGTGGCGTAGGCCAAGATGAGCCCGGCCGTATCGGCGATCGTTGCCTCACCCAATCCGAACGTTTGGTCTACTGTGCGCGGCGCGGCAGTGCAGTGTGCTGTCACCAATTCACGCGGCAGTCGTCTCGGGAACTCCAGGTGCAGGTGTGTGGTGACCATGCCAGTGTCGAAGCCGGCTCCGGACATGACTGCCAACCCGAGACAGCCGTCCGCGACGGCGGCCAGGACGGCGGGGTTCAGGGCGCCGTCGCTACGGCGGAGGTGCGGTCCAACGGTCATGGCCGCGGTGATTCGACCGTCCTCGGCGACGGGGTCGTGCAGACCAGCTGTTATCCAGGCTGGAATGCGAAATCCACGCAAGGGACCCGAGGCCATCGCCCCTCAGAAGCCCATCGCGCGGCCCATGAGATCCTTCATGATCTCCGTGGTGCCGGCGTAGAGCCGCTGCACCCGGGAGTCCCGCCACAGGCGTGCGATCTCGTATTCGTTGATGTAGCCGTAGCCGCCGTGCAACTGCAGGCAGCGATCCAGGATTTCCCACTGCACTTCAGAGGTCCACCACTTCAGACCGGCAGCATCCTGGTCGCTCAGCGACCCGTTGTTGACGGCCAGAACACACTGATCCAGATAGCATTGCGCCGCGTCGAGTTTTGTCTGCATCTCGACAATGGCATGTCGATTGACCTGGAAGGTTCCGATGGGCTGGCCGAAGGCGGTTCGTTCCATGGCGTAGGTCTTGGTCAGCTCGAGTGCTCGGCGTGCCATCGGGAGCGCATAGCAGGCCACGCCGACCCGTTCGGCGGGCAGGTGCGAGACCAGGTGGTAGAAGCCGCGATTGAGTTCACCGACCAGGTTCTCCTTCGGGACCCGCACGTCCTCGAAGAACAGTTCGGCGGTGTCGGCGGAGTGCTGGCCGATCTTGTCGAGTTTGCGACCCCGGGTGAAACCGGGCATGCCGTCCTCGATCATCAACAAGCTGATGCCCTTGCGGCCCGCGGACGGATCGGTCTTCACCGCGGCCAGGACGAGCGAGGACAGCAAGCCGTTGCTGATGAATGTCTTCTGCCCGTTGACGATCCAGGCATCTCCATCGTCCCGGGCAGTGGTCTTGATACCGGCAAGGTCGGACCCGGCGGCGGGTTCGGACATCGCAATCGAACCGATGTACTCCCCGGAAATGAACTTCGGCAGCCAACGCTGCTTCTGTTCTTCGGTGGTCAGGTGGTTGAGATAGGTGACCAGGATGTCGTTCTGCACTCCCAAGCCGATTCCGACTGATCCGCTGGCGAACATCTCCTCGGACAGGATCTGGTTGAACCGGAAGTCGTCGATGCCCAGACCGCCGTACTCGGCCGGTAGCGCCCAACCGATCAGCCCGTGTTCGCCGGCCGCAAGCCACGCTTCCCGGCTGGCCTTGCCGTCCTTCTCCCATTTGTCGGCGTAGGGTGCGCATTCCTTGTCGAAGAAGGCTCGTGCAGTGGCACGGAATTCTTCGTGGATCGGTTCGAAAATGTTGGGGCGCATATCGTCTCTCTCTCTTGAGGGTCTCAGCGGCTGGAAGCGATTGCCATCGGCAATCCGAGGTCGGCCGGGTAGGAATCGAACAGTCGGCGGGCTATCTGACTCTCGAGCTGGGCGGGTGACCCGCACAGCACGTTGAGCTGGAACCCGCGGCGTACGTATCGATGCAGATCGTGCTCGGCGGTCAGCCCGATAGCCCCGCACACCTGGAGCGCGACGTCCGAGGCGGCCCGATGGGCTCGGCCCGCGGTTGCCTTCGCGGCGTGGGCGCCCATCGGCCCGCCGTACCGCCACGCCTCGCTCAGCAGCGCCCGCGCGCCTTCGACAGTGGCGAATGCGTGCGCCAAGGAGTGCCGTGGAGATTGCAGGGCGCCGATGTGGTTCCCGAATTGCTTTCTCACGCTGAGGTGTTCGGCAGCGAGCCGGATCACCTGGTCAGCAAGGGCAATGATCTCGGTCGCCACGGCACGCTGCGCCGCGGCGAGGGCGCGGGTCCACTGTGCGCCGATATCGGACGACGCCGCAGTGGTGGTGCTGCCCATCGCGCGTAGGTGTGTCCACTGCACGGTTGGGTCGAATGTGTCCGCGGCGTGGGCTGCGAGGTCATCGACATCGACGACAGAGGCGACGACTCCATCCTCGGTCTGTAGCGGGACCACCACGGTGCCGACTGCCGGGCCCAGGATCACGCCCCGGGCCCGCTCCGGTGGTGTGCTCGGATCAGAACCGGGCGCCGGTAGCAGCACGGCACTCGCCTCGCGCAGCTCTTTGGGAAGTTCGGCGAGCATCACTCGGTACAGGCAGTCCGTTTGCGCCAGCGAACGTCCCTGGGCGCGGAAGAGCAACTCCTCGGCCTCGACCGGGTACTCCTGCTCGATCTCGGCGAATCCCAACTCGGCGAGCTGGCTGTCGATGGCCGCGTAGGAATCGGTGGGCAGCTGATCGAACAGGCCGAAGACGGCCTCCTCCACCAGCTTCCACTCGGCATTGGTGTTCATCCCTGCCGTCGTCACCGCTTCTCCTTGGGTAGTCCGAGCAGATGGTCGGCGATGATGCCGCGCTGCACTTCCGCGGTTCCGCCCATGACGGTCGCGGCCCTGGAGTACCACCACTCGGCTCGGGCGAGGTTACGTTCGGCGGTGTGGTCGTCGTCGAGACCGCCGTTGAACAGCCAGTCCTGGCGGATCTCGAAGAGAAGGTCGAATGTCTCACGCTCGGCGTGGGAGGCGAGTAGTTTGTCGACGCTGCTGGCCGGTCCGACGTGGACACCGGCTGCCAGTGCGCGGACCGTGCCCGCGCATCGGGCCTGTGCGGCGGCGACGTTGAGATAGGTGCGAGCGAATCGGTCCCGTTCGGCTTGGGTCGAGCCGTTCGCAATCATCTCGACGCGTAGCCGGCCAAGCTCGGTCAAGGCCTTGGTCAGCGACGCGTAACCGTACATGCCGCGTTCGAACTGCATCAGGAACATGACCACCGACCAGCCCCCGTCGATATCACCGATCACTCGGTCAGGCCCGACGTGGACGTCGTCGAAGAACACCTCGGCGAGTTCTTCACGCCCGCTGGCCAGTGCGATCGGACGAACGGTGACACCCGGTGCATCCGCCTCCACCATGAAGGTCGTCAGGCCTCGGTGCCGGGATTCCGGCGAACCGGTCCTGGCCAGCACCAGAAACCTGGAGGCGCCGGGGCCCTGGCTGGTCCAGATCTTCTGCCCGCTGATCACGTATCCGCCGTCGCTGTCGGTGACTGCCTTGGTACGCAGTGTCGCAAGGTCACTTCCGGCCTCGGGCTCGGAGAAGCACTGCCCCCACCACTGCGACCCGTCCAGATACTTCGGCAGATGTTGCTGGGCCAGCGTGGGCGCGATGTCCAGCAGAACCGGGGCCAGCACCTCGAGGGTCCACTGCTGGGCGGGAACCGGCAACATGGCGTAGGCGAGTTCCTCGTAGTACACGGCCCGGTGCAGCACGTCACCGCCGAGTCCGCCCGCCGCAACGGGCCACCCGTAGCGGTTCCAGCCGGCCGCGAACAGTCGCTGCAGAACAACGGCGTCGTGCCGCATGCCCTCGGCGGTCGAGGTGTTCGGCCGCCGCCATTCGTCAGCCCAATCGATGCCGGCGAGGTAGTTGCGGAACGCTTCTCGGTAGGCCGTCACATCATCGGCGTAGCGGCCTGGGGAGCCGACGACGGTGTCGGCGGTCGGTGCGGTCACGATCGACCCCTTTTCTACCGGGATGGTCTATAAACCGTTGAATGAGTTAACCATATGGACAACGGTATTGCTAACGTGGAAGTGGCCCGGCGAGCCCGCGCGGCAGGGTGTCCCACAGCCAGCTTGCGGCCCTGCCGATCTCGTCGAATTCCAGAGATTCGCCGTTGCTGGCGAGATAGCGTCCCGGCGCTTCGGTGAATCCGGTGATGCGACTGAGCGTGGCACCGTTGACCCGGAGGATCTGGCCGGTGAGCCACCCCGATTCCGCGGACTGCAACCAGGCCACCACCGCCGAACTGCGGGCCGGGTCCAAGGCGGGATCCTGGGCGCGCTCCCCGGCAAAGAAATCCGCACTGATCCGGGTGACCGCCAGCGGTGAGATGGCGTTGGCGGTGACGCCGAAACGCTGCCCCTCCATCGCCGTCACCACCGTCAGGTTGGCGATCGCGGCCTTGGCGGCGCCGTAGGCGCCCTGCCCGTAGTTGCCCCACAGGCCGGCGCCGGACACCGTGTTGACGATCCGACCGCCGATGACATTGCCGCCCTTGGCTTCCGAGCGCCAGTACTCGCAGGCGTGTTTGGACACGGCGAATGTGCCTTTGAGGTGAACCGCCATCACCGCATCCCATTCGGCTTCGGTGGCGTTGACGACGGTGGCGTCCCGCACGATGCCGGCGTTGTTCACCACACCGGTCAAGGTGCCGAACTCGGAGACCGCGGTAGCGACCATATCCGCGGTATCGGCCCAGTTGGAGACAGAGCCGGTGTGGGCGACCGCGCGCCCACCCGCGGCGACGATTTCCGCGACGACGTCGAAAGCGGGTCCGGCGCCGTCACCGACCTGTCCGTCCTTGCCCACGCCCGGGTCGTTCACGACCACAGCGGCGCCCTGGCGCGCGAGCTCGAGACAGTGCGCGCGGCCGATGCCGCGGCCGCCGCCGGTCACCAGTACGACGCGACCGTCAAGTGGTTTGGACATCGGGATGTCTCCTCAGCTGTCGAACAATCGGGTGATGGATGCGCGGCGGGCCGGCCAATCGAGGCCGCGAAGATCCGCCGCACCGGATTCGGTAACGATGATGTCGACGTCATGGGCCGGTGTGGACGCCGGGCGGCTCAACGCCTCGACCAGCGGGGAGCGATCGTTGATTCGGGACTGGACTGCGATGATCGACAGGCCGTCGCGGCTGGCCCTGGCGGCTGCGCAGAAGTCGGGATGGCCCCCGATTCCGCCGACAATCTTCTCGCCGGCGCCTTCACAGTTGATCTGACCTACCGGGTCGATCTCGATCGCCGTGTTCACCGCGATGAATGCCCGGTCCCGCAGCCGACTGATGTCGTGGGTGTATCCGATGCCGCGCAGGATCGACCGGCCGTCGGCCCAGCGGTAGAGGTCTGCGCTGCCCAGCAGGTAGGTGGCCGACGGCTCGCCAAGCAGAAGCCCCCGCCGTTCGAGTTCCATGACGCCATCGGTGAGCAGGCCGGTCTCGATGTGCACCGGCACCGATACCCTCTGCAGCAGCGCGGTACCCAGTTGACCCGGTCCGTACTGCAGGCTGGCCCCGGCCGGGACGTACCGAAGCACATTATCGGCCAGCGCATCATGGATTGGCTGCGGCGCTCGTCCGGGAACCTCGAGGGGACCGCGCGATGTGTGCCCGACGACGCGCAGCGCCCCGGCATCGATACCGAGTGCATCTGCGGCGCCCGCATGCTCGTCGACGACAGCAAGCACGGTAACCCCGTCATCGACCAGGGATCGCTGCCACGATACCTCCGTGCAGAATCGAAATATGCCGTCCCGCAGAGCAACCCGGGTCACGAGCGCATCCGGTCGCAGCACTGTGTGGAGGAGCGACTGGATGCCGGTGAGTGCCGTCGGAACAAAGCGCGTGCCAGGGCTCTTGAGGACCGCACGCATGCCCCAACCCGGCATCAACGCCACGACATCGGCAAATGCCGTTACGTCGAGCTCGGTCACGGCACCGGGCACCCAGCCCAGGATCAGCCGTACTCCGCCGATGCGATGGGCGGCCTCGGTCAACACCGCTCCGACGGACGAGCCGTCGTCGAGGGTGGTGAGGGTCCCGACGCCGTCACCCAGGGCGATGGTCCCGCCCTGCGGAACTGCCGCGCACAGCGCGGCAGTCAGGTCTGCTGCGGTGATCACCGCGACGATCGGCCGGTCACCGCCGGTCCTTGGGCAGGCCGAGGAGCCGCTCGGCCAAGATGTTGCGCTGGATCTCGCTGGTGCCGCCGAGGATCGTCTGCGCCCGGCCGACCAGCATGGCACGGATCAACTCACTGGATTCGGGTGTGGCACAGGCGTCGGTGCCGAGCACGTCGGTGGCCATGTCGCCGAGGTCGCGGTCGGTCTCCGACGTCATCAACTTCAACACCGAGAACGCCGGTGCGGTCAGGTCGCCGCCGGCCACCGCGCGTTGCCAGGTGGAGCGCAGCAACCACATTCTGGTCCACAGCTTGATCAATGACCGTCTGGTCACCGGGTCCAGCCGGTCGCGCTGCGCCGCCGCGGCACTCATCTGCTCGAGCAGCTTGAACATCGACACGGCCTGTGAGCCCAGCGTCAGACGCTCACGCCCCAATGTGAGCATGGCGATCGTCCAGCCCTGTCCGGGCTCACCGACGATGGCTTCGGGTCCAAGTTGCACGTCATCGAGGAACACCTCGTTGAACTTGCATTCCCCGTCGATCTGGCGGAGGGGGCGGACGGTCACACCGGGGGCGTCCATCGGTACCACGAACATCGACAGACCACGGTGGCTGTCGGCTCCCGTACGGGCCAACAGCAGCCCGTACTGAGCCGAATTCGCTGCCGAGCTCCAGACCTTCTGGCCGTTGATCTTCCAGCCGCCGTCGACAGGCTCGGCCTTGGTGCGAACGCCGGCGAGATCCGAGCCCGCGCCCGGTTCGGAGAACAGCTGGGTCCAGATGTGATCGCCGAGGCGGATCGGCTCGAGGTAGGTACGCTTCTGTTCGGCGCTGCCGTAGGCAATGAGTACCGGCCCGACCAGATCGATAGCGGTGATACCGAGTTGACGGGGGACACCTGCGCGAGCGCACTCCTCGGCGAACACCGCCTGTAGAGCCACCGAAGCATCCGCGCCGCCATGCTCGACAGGCCAGTGCAAGCATGTATAGCCCTGTGCAGCAAGGTATTTGTGCCACTCCCGGCCGGGGCCGACGTCATCGGGTGTCGGTGTCGGGCCGTAGTTTCGCAGCCCGGCGGGACGGGGCGCGTTGGCGAGGAACTCGCGGATCTCCGCTCGGCGAGCGGCGATGTCCTCGTCAGCCACAATGGCTGTCACGTCGTTGCCTCCTGAGTCAGAGCCGCGGCGTCGACGCCTGCGACCGTCGCCAGCACATCGAAGTGGGCGCCCGGTGATCCGAACAGCACTTCGTCGGTTCGGGCGCGCTTGAGGTACAGATGTGCGGCGTCTTCCCAGGTGAAGCCGATGCCGCCGTGGATCTGGATATTGGTGTGCGTGGCATCGCGAAGCGCTTCGGAACAGACCGCCTTGGCCATGCTCGCCGACCACGTCGCCTCGTCGCTACCCGCGTCCACGCGGTCGAGGGCGGCTTGGGCGGCGGAGCGGGACCATTCCAGATCGACCAGCATGTCCGCGCACTTGTGCTTGATCGCCTGGAAACTTCCGATGGGACGCCCGAATTGGTGACGGGTGCGGGCATACTCGGCGGCGATGTCGACCACCCGCTCGAGGGCTCCCACCTGTTCGGCCGCCAGCACCGCCAGAGTGCGGTCGACATTGCGATGGATGATGGGTTGGGCGTCGCCGGTACCGAGTCGAACTGCTGCGGCGCCGGTGAATTCGATGGTTGCCATCGGGCGGGTGCCGTCGAGGGTGTCTTCGGCCCGCTGGTGCACCTCGGAATCGCTCGCCTGGACGAAGAACAACCCGATGTCGCTGCCGACGGCCGCCGCCACCACGAAGTGGTCGGCTGCGGCTCCGTGCAGGACGTGGCGGGCTGTGCCGCGCACCGTCCAAGCGTCGCCTGCCACGCCGGCGCTGATCGCTACCGAGGCGGCTGACCACATGCCGTTGTCCGCGGTGAGGATGGTGGTTGCCGTGCGCGAGCCCGATGCCAGCGGTTCCAGGATGTCATCGAGCAGAGCTGGTGGCGCGGCGTCGAGCAGTAACCCAGTGGTCAGCACGTAGGAGATGAACGGGACGGGCGCCAGTACCCGGCCGAGTTCGTGGGCCACCGCAGCCAGTGCGTCGGCACCGTAGCCTGCCCCGCCATACTCTTCCGGCAAGGCGATCGCGCCAACGCCGATCTGCTCGCACAGGGCACGCCACAGCTCGGCATCGAAACCTCGTTGCGGCTCTTCGTTATCCACAGCGACCGCACGAAGACGATCGTCGGTGAGCATGCGCTCGCACACCGCCCGAACGGATGCCGCCAAGTCGGCCCGCTCGTCCGCCGAAAGATGTAGCACCATGCGGCTCAACGGGACAGAATGGCGACCGCGCCACTGCCCGGCGAACCGTACAGCTGGGCAAGCCCCACCGTGGGGCTGTTGGGAACCTGCCGGTCACCGGCGCTGCCCCGGAGCTGCTGCACCAACTCGTAGACCTGACGAAGCCCGGACGCGCCGACCGGCTCACCGTTGGCCAGCAAGCCGCCGTCGGTATTGATCGGGATCCGGCCACCGATCTCGGTGTCGCCGTTGGCCAGCATGGCCTCCTGCTCGCCGTCCTTGCAGAGTCCGGTCTCGGCCATGTGGATGATCTCCGAACCGGAATCGGTGTCCTGCAGCTGCGCGACGTCCACATCCTCGGGTCCGATACCGGCCTGCTCGTAGACGGCCGCCGCCGCTGCCGCGGTGGCGCCCGGCACGATCGGTGTCTCGATGGAGGTGCGCAGCAGTTCGAAGGCGCCGTCCTGACGGCTACGAATTGCGCTGGCACGGATGTAGATCGGGGTATCGGTGTACTTCTTGGCGTCTTCGGCCCGGCACACGACGACGGCGGCCGCACCCTCGTTGGGGTTGCAGTACATGAACTGGCGCAGCGGGTAATTGACCATCGGTGACTCGGCGATGGCCTCGAATGCCATCGGCTTGCGGCGCCACGCGTGCGGCGCGAGCGCACCGTTGTTGAAGTTCTTGACCGCCACTCGCGCCAGGGTGTCCTCGCTGATGCCATGGTCGTGCATGTAGCGGTTGATCTTGTGGCCGAAGTAGTGGGTGGTCAGAAACATCCCCTGGTCGCCGTACCACTGCGGCAGACCGGCGACTGCGGGCTCGGCCCCGAACGAGCCGCGCGGGTGCTTGTCGAGCCCGACGCCGACAGCGATCTCGGCCTGGCCCAGTAGTACCTCGCGTGCCGCCAGCGTCAGCAACGAGTTTCCGGTAGCGCAGCCGCTCAGGGTGGCTCGCGCTGGGATTCCCGTCATGCCGGCCAGCCCGGTGATCGCTTCGGGGTTGGCGACTTCGAGGCTGCCGGCGAACAAGCTGCCGATCCGGTTCCAGGGGACACCGGCGTCCTTGAGTGCACGGTGGATCGCCACCGCACCCATCTCCAGGGCGGACCGATCGGGGTAGCGGCCGAACGGATGGATCCCGACGCCGATGATGGCGATCTCAGGTGTGGTGCTCATCGAATTCCTTCCCGTGCCGGCGCTTTCATGACAAGCCGGCGTGTGCTGATGCTGTGAACGGAGTCGGGCCAGTGTTCAGGCGGGGGTGAAGGCGTACGTCAACAACGATTCGCCGTCGGCGGTCTGGAAGATCGTCGTGGTGGTGACCATCGGCTGACCGATCTGCAGCTCCTCCGGTGCGGCGCCGACCACCAAGCCCTCGACCAGCAGCCCCTCCGGCAGTTCCACATAACCGACGGTGTAGCGGGCGAACGCCTCGGGGGAGCGGCTGCCCTTGTACGGGAGCGGCGGGATGAACTCCTGGGTGGTGAACGTGTACAGGGTGCCGTGGCTGGACAGGTCGATCTTCTCCAGCTCACCGTCGCCGTCGAGCAGGAAGTCGGCTTCGGCAGGGAACTTGACCGGGGCACCGGCACCGCGGCGGGATCCGATCAGCACGGTTCGCTCACCTTCGGTCCGGAAGAGTCCCTCAGCGATCATTTGCGTCATCTGTTACCTCGATCGGCACGTATGGGTCCGGAGTGATCCGGCTTGATAATACAGTGTATAGATCTACCGGAATAATTAACCAAAATCTACTTCGGAGGCAGGATGAAAACCATGGACTCGATGGACGACGTGCTGGGATCGCTCGGCGCCGACCTCGGCACCAGCGATTGGGTGCGAATCGATCAGTCCAGGATCGACCTGTTCGCCGAGGCCACCGGAGATCACCAGTGGATTCACGTCGACGTCGAGCGGGCGAAGGCGGAGAGTCCCTTCGGATCGACCATCGCCCACGGATTCCTGACCCTGTCGATGATCCCCATCCTGAGCAAGGACCTCTTCGTGGTGCGCGGGGCCAAGATGGCCGTCAACTACGGGCTGAACAAGGTTCGCTTCGTTTCACCGGTGCCTGTCGGGAGTCGAATCCGGCTG is a window from the Mycolicibacterium anyangense genome containing:
- a CDS encoding PaaI family thioesterase; protein product: MTVGPHLRRSDGALNPAVLAAVADGCLGLAVMSGAGFDTGMVTTHLHLEFPRRLPRELVTAHCTAAPRTVDQTFGLGEATIADTAGLILAYATLGGVLVPRPEHTTLYDSALDVKAGAAHLDELLRIRIEASTPEGVCGSFRADTALANLYRNLHGGLGTLIGVRFLDAALENAAGSGYRLADVRAVFTRSIPAHGNDISGRATILHRGRTLAVGRAELLSPDGRVALSLDATYVATNSEPER
- a CDS encoding acyl-CoA dehydrogenase family protein; this encodes MRPNIFEPIHEEFRATARAFFDKECAPYADKWEKDGKASREAWLAAGEHGLIGWALPAEYGGLGIDDFRFNQILSEEMFASGSVGIGLGVQNDILVTYLNHLTTEEQKQRWLPKFISGEYIGSIAMSEPAAGSDLAGIKTTARDDGDAWIVNGQKTFISNGLLSSLVLAAVKTDPSAGRKGISLLMIEDGMPGFTRGRKLDKIGQHSADTAELFFEDVRVPKENLVGELNRGFYHLVSHLPAERVGVACYALPMARRALELTKTYAMERTAFGQPIGTFQVNRHAIVEMQTKLDAAQCYLDQCVLAVNNGSLSDQDAAGLKWWTSEVQWEILDRCLQLHGGYGYINEYEIARLWRDSRVQRLYAGTTEIMKDLMGRAMGF
- a CDS encoding acyl-CoA dehydrogenase family protein, translating into MTTAGMNTNAEWKLVEEAVFGLFDQLPTDSYAAIDSQLAELGFAEIEQEYPVEAEELLFRAQGRSLAQTDCLYRVMLAELPKELREASAVLLPAPGSDPSTPPERARGVILGPAVGTVVVPLQTEDGVVASVVDVDDLAAHAADTFDPTVQWTHLRAMGSTTTAASSDIGAQWTRALAAAQRAVATEIIALADQVIRLAAEHLSVRKQFGNHIGALQSPRHSLAHAFATVEGARALLSEAWRYGGPMGAHAAKATAGRAHRAASDVALQVCGAIGLTAEHDLHRYVRRGFQLNVLCGSPAQLESQIARRLFDSYPADLGLPMAIASSR
- a CDS encoding acyl-CoA dehydrogenase family protein — its product is MTAPTADTVVGSPGRYADDVTAYREAFRNYLAGIDWADEWRRPNTSTAEGMRHDAVVLQRLFAAGWNRYGWPVAAGGLGGDVLHRAVYYEELAYAMLPVPAQQWTLEVLAPVLLDIAPTLAQQHLPKYLDGSQWWGQCFSEPEAGSDLATLRTKAVTDSDGGYVISGQKIWTSQGPGASRFLVLARTGSPESRHRGLTTFMVEADAPGVTVRPIALASGREELAEVFFDDVHVGPDRVIGDIDGGWSVVMFLMQFERGMYGYASLTKALTELGRLRVEMIANGSTQAERDRFARTYLNVAAAQARCAGTVRALAAGVHVGPASSVDKLLASHAERETFDLLFEIRQDWLFNGGLDDDHTAERNLARAEWWYSRAATVMGGTAEVQRGIIADHLLGLPKEKR
- a CDS encoding SDR family NAD(P)-dependent oxidoreductase, whose amino-acid sequence is MSKPLDGRVVLVTGGGRGIGRAHCLELARQGAAVVVNDPGVGKDGQVGDGAGPAFDVVAEIVAAGGRAVAHTGSVSNWADTADMVATAVSEFGTLTGVVNNAGIVRDATVVNATEAEWDAVMAVHLKGTFAVSKHACEYWRSEAKGGNVIGGRIVNTVSGAGLWGNYGQGAYGAAKAAIANLTVVTAMEGQRFGVTANAISPLAVTRISADFFAGERAQDPALDPARSSAVVAWLQSAESGWLTGQILRVNGATLSRITGFTEAPGRYLASNGESLEFDEIGRAASWLWDTLPRGLAGPLPR
- a CDS encoding acetyl-CoA hydrolase/transferase C-terminal domain-containing protein, giving the protein MTAADLTAALCAAVPQGGTIALGDGVGTLTTLDDGSSVGAVLTEAAHRIGGVRLILGWVPGAVTELDVTAFADVVALMPGWGMRAVLKSPGTRFVPTALTGIQSLLHTVLRPDALVTRVALRDGIFRFCTEVSWQRSLVDDGVTVLAVVDEHAGAADALGIDAGALRVVGHTSRGPLEVPGRAPQPIHDALADNVLRYVPAGASLQYGPGQLGTALLQRVSVPVHIETGLLTDGVMELERRGLLLGEPSATYLLGSADLYRWADGRSILRGIGYTHDISRLRDRAFIAVNTAIEIDPVGQINCEGAGEKIVGGIGGHPDFCAAARASRDGLSIIAVQSRINDRSPLVEALSRPASTPAHDVDIIVTESGAADLRGLDWPARRASITRLFDS
- a CDS encoding acyl-CoA dehydrogenase family protein; this translates as MTAIVADEDIAARRAEIREFLANAPRPAGLRNYGPTPTPDDVGPGREWHKYLAAQGYTCLHWPVEHGGADASVALQAVFAEECARAGVPRQLGITAIDLVGPVLIAYGSAEQKRTYLEPIRLGDHIWTQLFSEPGAGSDLAGVRTKAEPVDGGWKINGQKVWSSAANSAQYGLLLARTGADSHRGLSMFVVPMDAPGVTVRPLRQIDGECKFNEVFLDDVQLGPEAIVGEPGQGWTIAMLTLGRERLTLGSQAVSMFKLLEQMSAAAAQRDRLDPVTRRSLIKLWTRMWLLRSTWQRAVAGGDLTAPAFSVLKLMTSETDRDLGDMATDVLGTDACATPESSELIRAMLVGRAQTILGGTSEIQRNILAERLLGLPKDRR
- a CDS encoding acyl-CoA dehydrogenase family protein, translated to MVLHLSADERADLAASVRAVCERMLTDDRLRAVAVDNEEPQRGFDAELWRALCEQIGVGAIALPEEYGGAGYGADALAAVAHELGRVLAPVPFISYVLTTGLLLDAAPPALLDDILEPLASGSRTATTILTADNGMWSAASVAISAGVAGDAWTVRGTARHVLHGAAADHFVVAAAVGSDIGLFFVQASDSEVHQRAEDTLDGTRPMATIEFTGAAAVRLGTGDAQPIIHRNVDRTLAVLAAEQVGALERVVDIAAEYARTRHQFGRPIGSFQAIKHKCADMLVDLEWSRSAAQAALDRVDAGSDEATWSASMAKAVCSEALRDATHTNIQIHGGIGFTWEDAAHLYLKRARTDEVLFGSPGAHFDVLATVAGVDAAALTQEATT
- a CDS encoding thiolase family protein, which gives rise to MSTTPEIAIIGVGIHPFGRYPDRSALEMGAVAIHRALKDAGVPWNRIGSLFAGSLEVANPEAITGLAGMTGIPARATLSGCATGNSLLTLAAREVLLGQAEIAVGVGLDKHPRGSFGAEPAVAGLPQWYGDQGMFLTTHYFGHKINRYMHDHGISEDTLARVAVKNFNNGALAPHAWRRKPMAFEAIAESPMVNYPLRQFMYCNPNEGAAAVVVCRAEDAKKYTDTPIYIRASAIRSRQDGAFELLRTSIETPIVPGATAAAAAAVYEQAGIGPEDVDVAQLQDTDSGSEIIHMAETGLCKDGEQEAMLANGDTEIGGRIPINTDGGLLANGEPVGASGLRQVYELVQQLRGSAGDRQVPNSPTVGLAQLYGSPGSGAVAILSR
- a CDS encoding Zn-ribbon domain-containing OB-fold protein, with the protein product MTQMIAEGLFRTEGERTVLIGSRRGAGAPVKFPAEADFLLDGDGELEKIDLSSHGTLYTFTTQEFIPPLPYKGSRSPEAFARYTVGYVELPEGLLVEGLVVGAAPEELQIGQPMVTTTTIFQTADGESLLTYAFTPA
- a CDS encoding MaoC family dehydratase → MKTMDSMDDVLGSLGADLGTSDWVRIDQSRIDLFAEATGDHQWIHVDVERAKAESPFGSTIAHGFLTLSMIPILSKDLFVVRGAKMAVNYGLNKVRFVSPVPVGSRIRLHSEVAAVDKTGDNTVNLTVRHTVQIEGNDKPAAVAELIARYVF